The following is a genomic window from Anser cygnoides isolate HZ-2024a breed goose chromosome 33, Taihu_goose_T2T_genome, whole genome shotgun sequence.
GCTcaggccccggggggggtcccggtgcccgtGTCCCAGCTCCCCGGGGGCAGGAGACGGAGCTGCTCCGGGGAACTCACCCCGCTGGCCGCAGGACCCCCGGTGCACCGGGTAACGGCCGCCCCGGCTCGCTCCGTGCCCCACCGGCAGCGACACCGGGACggcactgcggggggggggggggggggggcccggcacCGGGCCGGGCCCTGCGCATCGGCGGCGGTTCCAGCGGGCCGGGAGCGGCCGCCAACGATCGCAACGACACCGCGGCCTCCCGGGGGCCTCCCGGggccctccccgctgcccccgcggccccccccccggggctcacCGTGATGTTGCAGTGGATGCGGACGGGCCCCGGGGGAGGCCCCCGGGAAGCGGAGCCCCCGGCGCGGGCCCCCGGCCCGGGGACGAACTCGCAGCTGATCTCGTCGGGGCAGGCGCTGCCGATGCGGAACCGCTCGTGGCCCCGGTGGAAGATGGACTCGAGCAGCCGCAGCTCCCGCTTCAGGAGCCGCCcggcgggggccgccgccgccgccccggctccgctccgcccgggcccccccgccgccgcctgcgaccccgccgcctcctccgcccCCGCCCGCTGCATCTTCCCATGGAGGGACCCGCTCCGCCGCcaccggccccgggccccgccgccgccgccgccgcagcccccggagccggcccaagatggcggcgggaCGGCCCCGCTCGCCGGAAGTGACCCCTCCCGCCGCCACGGGAAGGGGCGGGGCGGAGCGCCGGAAGCGCGAGGAGCGCCAggcggggcgggcggcaccGCGCCGGAAGTGACGCGCGAGGAGGAGGCGCGCaccgggagggggcggggcggggcggggcggagcggggggggggcgaggccCCGCCCGGCGGGAGGAGGGGCGCGGGAGGGTCACgtggtccccgggggggggggcggggcttgaggagggggcggggcctggggtcccggttgggggggggggtcccggttcGGAGGGGggatcttgggggggggggggggtcccggttgGGGGGCGGTGCTGGTTGGGGGGGCTCCCGCCtggccccgcccggccccgccggcccggtgcccccagccccccccgccgctgtCTCCGCCCTCCCCGGTGtccccggcggcggcggagcggcgcggggcggccccggcacAGCTCCCGGCACCGCCTcccgcccggggccgccccgcccgggccgccgccgccgccggctccAGCACCGCGGAGAGCGCGGGCAGCACCGGGGACAGCGCCTGGGCACcggggcaccggcaccggcaccgggccgCCCCCATGGCGCTGCTCCGCGTCCTCTGCCTCCTCGCCGCCCTCCGACGTAAGTGCGGCcgggggcaccggcaccggcaccgggggaggcggggagggggctgcaccgGGCCCCGGGACGCGCCACGGCTCCGCGCAGCGccgcggcgccggggggggggggggctccgggccgaCGCCGacccccggccggccccgccaTGCCggcgggagggggctgccccgcggctccgggggcggggcggggcgggggggacccCCCGGTGCTCCTGGCCCTGGGGGCAGCGGCACGGCCCCAGCCCTGCGCCTGCAGCCCTTGCACGCCCACCCCGTTACCCCGCATCCCGCTGCGCTCACCCCGTTTACACGCTCGCCCCACTGCACGCTCGCCCCCATTGCACACTCACCCCGTTtacacccccacccccttacacccccaccccattacATTCACCCCATTTACACCCTCACCCCCATTTACATCCTCACCCCATtacacccccaccccacacaaCCCCACCCCATTACACTCACCCCAtacacccccaccccattaccccccccccatacacccccattACACCCCCACCCTGTACACCCCCACCTGACTGCACTCACCCCATATGCCCCCACCCCATTACACCCCCACCCCGTTACACTCCTCACCCCATACACCCCCATTACACCCCCACCCTAtacacccccaccccattgcACTCACCCCATACACCCCAACCCCGttacacccccaccccatacacCCCCACCCTATTACAATCACCCCCATGCACACACCCCATACACCCTCACCCCCAtcacacccccaccccatcacccccaccccatacacCCCCACCCCATCACACCCCCACCCTATTACAATCACCCCCTTGCACGCACCCCATACACCCTCACCCCCAtcacacccccaccccatcaCACCCCACCCCAtcacacccccaccccatcacacccccaccccatcaCACCCCACCCCAtcacacccccaccccatacgCCCCCACCCCATACGCCCCCACCCCCGCGCCCCcaccccgcgccccgccgcccgcctcgccccgcAGGCAGCCTGGGCACGGACACGGAGGAGCGGCTGGTCGAGTACCTGCTGGACCCGGCGCGCTACAACAAGCTGATCCGCCCGGCCACCAACGGCTCGCAGCTGGTCACCGTGCAGCTCATGGTGTCGCTGGCGCAGCTCATCAGCGTGGTGAgtgggggggctcggccccggccccggcccccgcacGGCACCGGGCGACCCCGTAACCGGGCCCCTCTCTCCGCAGCACGAGCGGGAGCAGATCATGACCACCAACGTCTGGCTGACCCAGGTGAGGGACCCcctgccccgggaccccctgccccgggacccctgccccgggaccccctgCACCGGGATCCCCTGCACCAGGACCTCCTGCCCCAAGACCccctgccccaggaccccctgaACCAGGACCCcctgccccgggaccccctgccctgggaccccctgccccgggaccccctgCCCCGGGACTCTTGCCCcgggaccccctgccctgggaccccctgccctgggacCCCCTGCCCCGGGACCTTGCCCCGGGTGCCCCGGGAACCCCCTGCACCGGGACCCCCTGCCCCCtctgccccaggaccccctgccCCAGGACCACCCCCTGCCTCGGGACCCCTGCCCCGGGACCCCTGAACCAAGACCccctgccccaggaccccctgccccaggaccccctgccccaggaccccctgccctgggacCCCTGAACCAGGACCCTGTGAACCAGGGGCCCCTGCACTGGATCCCTGCACCCtgcccgggacccccccccttgcAGCCTTCCCCCCGGACCTCCGTGCACCCTGATTTAGgacccccgtgccccctgccCTAGGAccctccccatttccctgccATGGGACCCACAACCCCCCTGCCTGGGGACCCTGCGCCcttccctgggacccccccgatTAGAAACCCCtgtgctccctgccctgggacccccagcccccccggaTTCCAGACCTCCATGTCCCCTTCCCTTGGACCCCCCTGTGCCCTGGGACCGCCCCCCGtctcctgggacccccccatgccccctgcCTGCGGTGGGGCCGGGCTGAGCGCGGGTGCCGGCAGGAATGGGAGGACTACCGCCTCACCTGGAAGCCGGAGGACTTCGACAACATGAAGAAGGTCCGCCTGCCCTCCAAGCACATCTGGCTGCCTGACGTGGTGCTCTACAACaagtaggtgtttttttttgggggggggagggggccgtGCACACCCCAACCCTGCCCAGGGCACGGGGTGGTGCCGCTGCACCACTGGGGCAGGGCCAGGGCTGACAGCGCATCCCTTTGCCCTAGCGCCGACGGGATGTACGAGGTGTCCTTCTACTCCAACGCGGTGATCTCCTACGACGGCAGCATCTTCTGGCTGCCGCCAGCCATCTACAAAAGCGCCTGCAAGATCGAGGTGAAGCACTTCCCCTTCGACCAGCAGAACTGCACCATGAAGTTCCGCTCCTGGACCTACGACCGCACGGAGATAGACCTGGTGCTGAAGAGCGAGGTGGCCAGCCTCGACGACTTCACGCCCAGCGGCGAGTGGGACATCGTGGCGCTGCCGGGGCGGCGCAACGAGAACCCTGATGACTCCACCTACGTGGACATCACCTACGACTTCATCATCCGGCGCAAGCCGCTCTTCTACACCATCAACCTCATCATCCCCTGCATCCtcatcacctccctggccaTCCTCGTCTTCTACCTCCCGTCCGACTGCGGCGAGAAGATGACGCTCTGCATCTCCGTCCTGCTCGCCCTCACCGTCTTCCTGCTGCTCATCTCCAAGATCGTGCCGCCCACCTCGCTGGATGTGCCGCTGGTGGGCAAGTACCTCATGTTCACCATGGTGCTGGTGACCTTCTCCATCGTCACCAGCGTCTGCGTGCTCAACGTGCACCACCGCTCGCCCACCACGCACACCATGCCGCCCTGGGTGCGCACCCTCTTCCTTCACAAGCTCCCGGCGCTGCTCTTCATGAAGCAGCCGCGGCAGAACTGCGCGCGGCAGCGCCTGCGCCAGCGCCGGCACACCCAGGAGCGCGCCGCCGCCACGCTCTTCCTCCGGGCCGGCGCCCGCGCCTGTGCCTGCTACGCCAACCCCGGGGCCGCCAAGGCCGAGGGGCTCAACGGCTACCGGGAGCGGCAGGGGCAGGcgccggcccccccggccccctgcgGCTGCGGGttggaggaggcggtggagggCGTGCGCTTCATCGCCGACCACATGCGCAGCGAGGACGATGACCAGAGCGTGAgttggggcagggctgtggggtgcgTGTAGAGCTACGGGGTGTACGGAGGGCTGGGAGGTGCACGTGGGGCTGTGGGATACAGGCAGGGATATGGGGTGCACATGAGGCTGTGGGGTGCACGCATGACCGTGGGGGTGCGTGTGGTGCAGCGTGTGCGTGCTGGTGCCTGGCTGCACCGGGGGAAGGGACGTGCACTCGTGCACACCACCACCAGGAACGTCCCTGCCTGGCCACATCCCTGGGGCTCCTTGTGACCCCGTTCCTGGCCCCGACcccgctgctgcagccccttccccaggcccAGCAGGATgcggctgctccagccctggaTCCCGGGAGGGCTGACCCCATGCAGCCGCCGCAGCAGCACCGTGAGGCTGCAGATTTCAGCGCAGGCGGTCCCGGCCGGGGCTGCTCAACCCCCAGCTCAGCTCAGCGGCGAGCTGAGTTTTCGGGGCTCAGCAGAGGGGCTGCCTTGGCAGGgccccggggctgtgccgcGGGCTGGCAGGCGGCCCCAGGAGCCGCAGTGCTGAGGGTGCAGATTcggggctctgcagagcagcgAGGAGCTGAGCCCGCGGGGACATGGGCAGCGAGAGCAAAGCTGGTGCGAGGCAGCTCGACCTCGGGGCTGACCGAGTTTCTCCCGGCCCCGTGCAGGTGAGCGAGGACTGGAAGTACGTGGCCATGGTCATCGACCGCCTCTTCTTGTGGATCTTTGTCTTCGTCTGCGTCTTCGGCACCGTCGGCATGTTCCTCCAGCCCCTCTTCCAGAACTACGCCACCaactccctgctgcagctcggCCAGGGCACCCCCACCTCCAAATAGTGCCGGGGGCCGCCCGCCCTCCCCGCCAACCTCCAAGTGCCAGGGGACAGCGGGGGACAGCGGGGGACCGTGGGCTTCCTGCCCGTGCCCCACAGCGGAGCCAGGTGGGCAGgtcctggggctgggtgctgggctccAGGCAGCCATGGCAAACCAATAAATAACTCACACAGGAGGGGACTGCTTCGTCTGACTTTCATTTCATCCCGCACCGCTCCCCAGAGGTGCTGGCACAGGGCAGGTGAGGGAACGGGATGCGGGCAGggctccctcccccccagccaggTAAGAGGCTGGGGGGGATGACGCgctggaagaagaaaaccaaaattgCCAAGGGTTGGAGCGTAGTGGTGTGAAAACAGCTCCTGGGGAAGCGTCTGACTCCTTCCTACGTCCCCATTTTCGCACTGGGTGCTCCCAGCATCTCCCCTGGCGATGCCCAAACCAGGGTGAGGGGCCTGAGCCCTGCATCCCTcggggctccctggggctgcgCTGATGCAGCAGCACCGGGAGGAGGCTgaggctgctccagctccccgcggtgagtgcactggcagcaggaCGCTATTTTTAGGTCCGACCTGGAGGCATGGAGAGGGCAGCGAGCGCGGCAGTGGTGCCGCCATCCCCTGCAAAAACCCAGGCTCAGCCCACTGAAACCAAGAGCAGCCCTGAGACAAGCTGCAGTcgtgctttattttcattttattttaaatcgTGCAGAGTTCGAGGCCGAGGGTCGCAGCACGGGGACAGCCGCCCCAGCtggtcctgctgcagcagcgctTCCCGGGCTGGCACTTGCAGGCAGGAATTGGCCTCATGGGGGAACATTTTAAATTGAGTGTTTTCTATAAATACCACTTATCCTCTGTGCAGCCAGGGAGCAAGGAGCAGACAGTGACCAGCAGCGCGTAGCTCTGGGGGAAGCCGTGCCCCAGAAAGGATTTAAAACCCAGACGTTTCACCCAGCCAGAGAAACCCCCGGCTGCTGGAGTCAGTGCTCTTCAACCCCCTCCTCTCAGGGTGCTCCGTGGTACGTAGGGGGCAAGAGCCCCACTTAACGCAGCGGGCTGGGGGTTTGTCATGCTTTGCCTCACCTTTGGGGTGCAGTTCTGGGGGAGCACAGGCCAGGAGGACAGAGGGAGCAGAGACCCACATGACCCAGTGAGAGCCCAAGGGGGGAGGAGCCCCCATCCCCCAGCCACAGCAcccagagctgccagcaggaTAACAGAGGGGGCACGCAGACCAGAAggggccccagccccaaaacctctTGGTTAAACTCACACCTGCCAGAGTTTGTGCAGAAAATTCCTTTTCACAtagccccttcccccctccaaaaaaGCCCTCAAGCTCTACCCAGGGATCCCCTTTTTCAACCTGCAGCAATTCACACAGCCGTGGAACAGAACCAGTTAACAATACAGAAAATTTATTAAACAGGGAATGTTGTGCTGGCCGTCCTGCAGAGATCAGTTTGTGTCCCAGCCCAGACGGGCTGCCAGTCACCATCCAGAGAGAACAAGAGACATGAAACCAGCCAGCTTCC
Proteins encoded in this region:
- the CHRNB2 gene encoding neuronal acetylcholine receptor subunit beta-2, with the protein product MALLRVLCLLAALRRSLGTDTEERLVEYLLDPARYNKLIRPATNGSQLVTVQLMVSLAQLISVHEREQIMTTNVWLTQEWEDYRLTWKPEDFDNMKKVRLPSKHIWLPDVVLYNNADGMYEVSFYSNAVISYDGSIFWLPPAIYKSACKIEVKHFPFDQQNCTMKFRSWTYDRTEIDLVLKSEVASLDDFTPSGEWDIVALPGRRNENPDDSTYVDITYDFIIRRKPLFYTINLIIPCILITSLAILVFYLPSDCGEKMTLCISVLLALTVFLLLISKIVPPTSLDVPLVGKYLMFTMVLVTFSIVTSVCVLNVHHRSPTTHTMPPWVRTLFLHKLPALLFMKQPRQNCARQRLRQRRHTQERAAATLFLRAGARACACYANPGAAKAEGLNGYRERQGQAPAPPAPCGCGLEEAVEGVRFIADHMRSEDDDQSVSEDWKYVAMVIDRLFLWIFVFVCVFGTVGMFLQPLFQNYATNSLLQLGQGTPTSK